GAGGAAGTGCGAGCAGGCCACCTCCCCGGGTATCCCCTCTCCCCGGGAACTGCTACCAAAATATTGACCGGGGCCCCCATTCCTGAAGGAGCCGATGCTGTTGTCCGTTTCGAAGATGTTGTGCTGCAAGATAATAATCGGGTAGGGGTAAAACAACCTTGCCTGCCCGGTTTGAATATTGGCCTGGCCGGAGAAGATATTGCAAAGGGTAAGGTGGGCTTGCACAGGGGAAAAGTGATCACCCCCGGGGCAGCAGGCATACTGGCCGCCATGAGCCATGCCAATCCCCGGGTGTTCCGCCAACCCCGGGTGTCCATTGTCAGTACGGGGGATGAATTGGTCGATATCCGCCAACCCCTGAACCCTGCAAAAATCCGCAACAGCAATCTTTATTATCTCGTAGCTGCTGTCGGGGAAACAGGGGGTATTCCGCACAATCCGGTCACGCTGGCCGACAATCCGGCACAGCTGGAAGAAAAGTTGGCAATGGCCCTCGAAGAATCGGATATGATAATCACCACGGGCGGTGCCTCCACGGGTGATTATGATTTCATCAATGATGCCTTCAAAAAAATGGGGGCAGAAATCCTGTTCCGCAAAATTGACATCCGCCCCGGCACGGCGACGGTGGGGGCCATCCGGAAGGGAAAGGGGCTGTTGGGTCTTCCGGGAAATCCTGGTGCAGCATCGATATCTTTCGCGCTCCTGGGGCAACCGCTGATCCGTTATATCGGCGGATGGGGACAGTTCTGTCCACTGGAAATGGAAGGGGTACTTGCCGATCCCTTTCCCAAAACAAATTCCCGGAGACGCTTTTTGAGAGGTATTGCCACCTGGAAGGACGGCAACTGGCATGTTGAACCGTTGACCGGGCAAAATGCGGGCATCTTATGTTCCATGGCTGCCGGCAATGTGCTGATCGAGATACCTGCCGGAACGGGACCTTTGAAATCAGGAAGCAAGGTGAAAATAATCATGCAGGAAGGATGGGATAAAACAAAATGATACCGATTATCTCCGTGGTAGGCAAATCGAATGTGGGAAAAACAACGCT
Above is a genomic segment from Bacillota bacterium containing:
- a CDS encoding molybdopterin molybdotransferase MoeA, producing the protein MTESALIPLETARQLFLDSLAVLPSEPIPLEQAGGRVLAEDVHARNDIPHFDRSLMDGYAFRAEDTVEATPEHPCWFRVLEEVRAGHLPGYPLSPGTATKILTGAPIPEGADAVVRFEDVVLQDNNRVGVKQPCLPGLNIGLAGEDIAKGKVGLHRGKVITPGAAGILAAMSHANPRVFRQPRVSIVSTGDELVDIRQPLNPAKIRNSNLYYLVAAVGETGGIPHNPVTLADNPAQLEEKLAMALEESDMIITTGGASTGDYDFINDAFKKMGAEILFRKIDIRPGTATVGAIRKGKGLLGLPGNPGAASISFALLGQPLIRYIGGWGQFCPLEMEGVLADPFPKTNSRRRFLRGIATWKDGNWHVEPLTGQNAGILCSMAAGNVLIEIPAGTGPLKSGSKVKIIMQEGWDKTK